The Theobroma cacao cultivar B97-61/B2 chromosome 2, Criollo_cocoa_genome_V2, whole genome shotgun sequence genome includes the window ataatttaattgtttctGCTTGCAGTGTCACAAAATGCAGCAGATGCAGGATCAGAATGTGCCATATTCCAAAAGATGCCTCAGCTCAGGTGCACTGCTGCAGGCCTGCTTTGCTGGAAGCTGTGCTATTTCTATAAGTATCTTGTGCAAACCTTGAGGCCTTGAGAAGAAAGGGGCATGATCAGAACCCTTAAGCTGGAAGACTTGTTCTGGTGGATTGGATTTTATCATGGCTTCCTGTAAAGGGATAGCAATGGCACGATCTTCCTGAGTTTTTACATAGAAGCGTCGGATGGAGCCATAGTTCATATCAGAAAGTGAAAGCTTCTCTAAAACCGGCGCGAAAGGGATTGGTCTCATTGATACTGATGCCAGGGCAACATCCTGGGGAAGACAAAAGATTTAGCATCCTTAGCAATGACATTACAAACTCGATGTAGAAATGTTGCAAGCAAGTACACAAGCAGTCACTTTCCCAACAGCAATGGTAATTTTTGGAGACGGTACCTTAGCTGAACTTTGATTGAAGAACAAGTCTCTCAATGATGTTTTGTCGAGATCAACAGCAGTTGGAGGGTTGTTATTACCGTTGGCATACAAAAATATCTGAGCCTGTCGCATCAGATCATTCGAGCCCGTCTGGTATATAAAGTGAAGTATCAGCATACATTGATGCAGAAAGCAGTTCAAAGAACTTTGTTTTCAGGATCAGGAACTTAACCATGGAGTCCTACCACTTTTAAGTAACAGAAATACTACTCAACCTTATTCTACCATAACTTTTGATCATACTGAAAAAAACCACATCTCAAGCAAAAGGTTTCAGTGCCCCAGAAATTGGACATTTGCAGATGATAGCTTGGTGAATTAATAAGAACTAGTTACGGTCAACAGTTTCGTTCATCATTAACTTGAGTTGTGTCAGTCTGATTATTAAGATAATCTGAGGCAGTTTCGACAGCTAGATGATTTCGAGTTGAATGTATAAAATGCCATGAGCCGAACCTGTTGGGAGAACATATCCAGGGTACTCTGGCCACTAGTCAACATTGCTGCAGCAACAAAAATAGCTTTTGCAATCTTAGATGGATACAACTCCATCACAAAGGAGATACAAGCACCACCAAAATCATGTCCCACCAAAAGGACCTGCAGTTTATTTTGAAATCAAGACTGGTATGATCAATCAAACATACAGATTAATCTGCTAGCTGATGCATACgcatatttcttttaaattcactttgaaaatattgaaatcaCCAAACCTTCTTCCCATCTTCTAGCTTGTCAAAGATATCAGTGAGTGGCTTTACATACTGTGCCAAAGAAGTGATGCTGTTTGTATCAAAAGAACTAACTCCAGAACCAGTCAAGTCAACAGCATCGACTTTGAACCCACTTTCCTCCAAAAGTGTCATTGTTTTGTACCAACACCAAGCACCAAAACCACCTCCATGGACAAGCACAAGATGGTTGGTTTCAAGACCATGAATCTTGACTCCCTGGAGgaagaattttttattaactagCTAGGTAagttcttaaattttatatataataagaatGAGAAATTAGATTCAATGAAGCATATTATATGCTTCAGGAGacttgattttctctttgCAAAATTCAAAGGTGACCTATACCCATTTGAATGTGAATGATCCACCGTTCTTTGTTGAACATTTCAACCATCTGATGACAACACCCAAGATGGAAAATAGATGTAAATTAGACataaatatagaaaaactTTCCCATGGCTAAAAATTCAGCAATAACGCCACCACTACCAGGTTACTACTAGAACAGGTTTGAATCAAAGAATCAACACTTTGACCAACTTGAGTCAAGTGTTATGGCTATATAAGAATGATTGAAggcaaattttattcaaattaaagaAAGTAATCCACCACATAAATCCCCATATCCTCTATTTTAAGATCTTAGCATAAagggaacaaaaaaaaaaaaagactaacTAAATTTTGAAGGGAAATAGGATTGGAAGCCCTCTAAATAACACcaaataaatataatgtttcttttcaaaaatagaaataaaagtCTATTATACAATGGTGCACATGTTGTCaagaattttgaattattttactatCTCAACAAggatatatttattttcttctagTATTAATTTGACTAAGAAActcaaatgatttaataacctTCCTCATTCTCTAAGGTGCATgccaagatttttcttttaattaattagggaTTTcctaacttttaaaaattattgagatttaaaaatttaacgTGTTaattaaatctcaatttaaatttttatattttatttttcaaacaatCTCGATATTTTTCATAGTTTTCAATTAATAAGAATGGATATGAGTATGATTGTTAAAATGGGTTTAAGTCGATTActattaacaaattaaatttaagcTTTCTGAAAATTACGGTCCGAAAAATTACTATGGTACTTTAACTATGATTAATAAACATGAGAATttatattcataaataaaaaagttaattgaaatataattagaaaaaaaaggtatgaaaaaaaaatgagaaaaatagtCAAACCTGCTGGCTGTTGACAAGTTGTTGAGGCCTTAACGTAGGATCGGATGGTGAAGGTTGCCTAGTGCTTGAACTCCTCGGAAAACGATGCTTCTTCGAACCCGGCGAGGGATGAACGACCGAAGTTGATCGGATAAAAGGAAGAGAGTTGTTGCTCTGATGATGCCGGAACAGCAACGCAGCGGCAATAGCTTGTTCTTGGATGACAGCAGACTCATGTTGGTCAAGGTCAAGACTCCCTGCTGATGATGCTCTCCTCTTGTCCCTCTCCTTCCTCGAGGAAGAAGAAGTAAACGAAGACAAAAAGCTCGGCCTTGCATTAAACGAAGGTGTGAAGGCGGCGGAGGAGGAAGTGGCGGGGCGGGAGGGTAGAGGGCGTGGCGGAGGATACCTTGAAGCTCTCCTCGGGGACGCTTTTCGATCATCAGGATATATACAACCGAACGTATTTCCCATATTCAAAATTCCTTTCaaattactatatatatatatatatgtctgCTGTTCCTGTTAATCCAAAGAGAAGACAGAAGAGGAAGGGAAGTGTTGGAGCTGAGATCGTGGcgttgttttgtttctttattaaGTTCTCTTTGCATGTGGTGCAGAAATGAGAGAAGGGCGAAGAATGCAATTTATGAATGAGACAAACTGGCCGGAGTTATATTATTGGCTTAATTTTTCTAACTTATTAATAcgtcaaaaaaaattaaatgaaattaaaaatattcaaatattgaaattatttaaaaaattgaatttatttcGTGATAAAATTTGTTGTCTTTATCGAGATagtaaattaagataatgattatattttttaatcttcaAGAATCGTCTAATTTGaagatataaattttaattaacacATTATCGAGATAATTATCCTCTCTTTGtaaaaaacttaaattgctttgaaaattcaagattttattCTTCGACTCacaactttttttattatttatttattttttcattttgaatattttatattttatatatatttatttaacaCTCAAACATTTAACTAATTGATTAGTACATAACCACCtgtttaaagaataaaattcgAATCCCCTtctccaattataaaaaatatatatatttatttaaagaataatataaaaataaataataaaaggatCGATCAAACTAAACATTCTGTGGTTGAGTACCCTCAAAGAGCAGCAAAAGGCTCAATAGTAGGGCTTTGTTTCCAAAGAATTTTCAATAGATTTTTggtataattttctttaaagaagCTGCAAGTATGTCCCCTCATTGTTCTAACATCATCATTATATGCCAATGAGTTAAATGACAAGAAAGCTGCATGAAGATACATAATTTAGAGATTCAAATACTAAACATTACAATCTGTTAAAAGTAATGGGAATATTCATGATTGAAGCAAACTGggtttcaaaaatattctaagccTTTACAGGTATTCTTTGGTTCTAAAATGGGGGTGATATCTACTACTACAGGGGCAAGGAAGCCAATTGGCCTTTGTAACTTTACAGGTAGCACTCCTGAAGAAAATACAAAGGAGTAGTGGCTAACTGGAGATATCATTACAAACAAATGAAAGTTGTAAAAGAATTAGTCCGTGATGTGAGGAGTTAGTTGGTACCATGACTGACTTACAATGTCGCCACGAGCCTATCATGATGAAGAGTAAGTTGAGTTCTCAACTTCTCAAAATCCAACAGCTTGGATTCCTTCAGCTGGAGATGCCAAAATTCATAACTCCGTCCCAAGAATGTAGATGGGAAAACCCTTTGCAAGGACTCCCTTCGTCAACACTCATATCGGAAATCCCATGGAACTCTATCCGAAAGCTATAGCTATTCAGGGGttgagaaaatttcaaaattctcagCTATCTGGGAGAGCATAACTGAATTCCATTGTCCAAATGATATCATCATGGCCACTTCTCCCAAAGGCAAAATATAGATATCAACCCAAGAATGCCAATCCTCCAACCAACATCTTTTGCTGTTGCACGACAGAAATTGAATAATCAAAGAGCAGCTCTAGGAATTATTATAATCAAAGGGTAAGGCGTCAGGACTAATTCATGCCAATTCAAATACTTAATGTGTCCCATTTAAACTATAGGTACCCAAGGCAGGGAACATATTCACCTCAAATTAACCAGTTCCAAAGGAAAAGTCTAAAGCCAATGATTTAGGGCATCAACGCAGATGATCAAATCATGAACCAAAACAATACTGCAAGTAAATTACCTGTTAATACTCATAAGAGACATTACTCCTGCCTGGCATAATAGTGGGGGGCTAACTCAGTCAACCAAAAGCCATCAATTATTGTTACATTGCGGATGTACTCCTTAGAAGTTTTGACAAACTCGTTGAAAATAATGCAGTCAGCTTTAGTGTGGAATAATACAGAAGTAGGGTGGATGTGCACCACCTCACCACTTGCCAAAGCCCTGCCATTTGAATATGTAAATGTGAGAGGTAGCTTGTAAGGACATACTGAATAACCAAACTAACAAAACCTGAAAATCTAAGAGCAAAGTGAAGATAAAACATGGAGATAACAAGCTAGAAAACATGAGTACATCCTTAAAAAGGAATGCTTGTCTAGAAAGAGTTACTATTAGATGAACTCGACAAGCTTGCCAAAGAAATATCAAAACCAATCAAAGTGTATTTGAAACCTGTATGTTTTGTTGGGCTGCTTCAAAGCTGCATTAAGGAAAAAAGCAGCAGCAAGGCATCTACGGAACTGAAGTGTGTCATCTCCGCAAGAAGAAATACAAAGGCCCATTTGTTCAACATGTTGTTGGATTTGACTGCAGTAAACCACCTAATTAACTTAGAGATGCTTACTTATAGGTCTTTGGATACAACTTCCCAAATAAAACAACATAAGAATTACTAATTaccaaattattatatatctaGGATCTTTTAAAAGAATACCCTGGACCCTTATTTAACAGGAGCATGTTTATTGAATGTGAAAgtccaaaaaattaaatatgagtTTCTGTGAGTCCAACCTGTGGATGTCGCGAGCATGTCTCAAAGAACGGCTACTGATAAAGTTTTCCTTGCACCATTTTCTAAGAATTTTTTCATGCTTGTCTTTGCCAACCTCTGACTTTCTCTTCTCCAATAAATCATTAGATGCTCGGTATACATTTATCAAAGTGAGATGGTCTCCCTCAGGACTTGCAAAGCAATTCTTTGCAGTTCTTGCCTGGCCAATAAGAAAAAGTATGTTATGgttttttatcattaataGGAAAAGAGGAACACAGCAATGGAGCAAAACAAATAAGACCacatgcatgatgatgataaaacTTTGCAATACACAAACACATGCCTCATTTTTCTTCTCACGCGGCTCATAAAAAATAGATTCTACTGAGAGCATTGCAACAGCAATCAACATTTCTTCTAGGCAGTTGAACTGGCTAGCTAGGATGAGAGCTTTAGAATAAATGGGATCTAATGGGAGACGAGCCATTTGATGACCAACTGGATCTGACAGTTTGCAGTCATCTGTTAAAGCACCTAGCAAGATCAACTCCTCCACTGATCTTTTAATAGCAGCCCTGTCCAAATGTGAAATAGAAtcattcatcattattcaccACAGAATAAAGGGAAATTTAAGcagcattaaaaaaaatccactTTATCTAAATTTGTTGAATGGCTAACCACATTGGAAAAGAAAGTTACAAATTTATTCAGAACTACCAAACATTATCTCTCAAATCAGTGCCATAAAGCTCAAACACTAGACACCAAATTGATGAATACACAAGAAGCCAATAACATATACGAACTAACAGAgagaaagtacattttgagaTAAGGCCTATTTTCTGGTGTGACTAAATAAGTGGAAGAGGAGTTCAAGTCTTCAAACCAGATGCTTGTACAAGAATGTTAATTTATTAGACATCTACATCACCTCTCTCATGACCATGATTTGGCAAGATCCTGAGCAAGCAATAATCTGTATTACTTATGTTAAGATCCCCAGGTTGTACGGGTTTTACCAAATTACAAACAGCCCAAAGCCAACTTCAAGAACCAACCAACTGCAACAACACATTGACATAATTTTTAACTACTAAGACTTTCGATGCAATGTTTTCTTCATTAATAATATTACCAAAAACAACAATAAGGGGCCTGCCATCTGGTTTTGTCCATAGTGGACGGGTAGCTTTCAAGTTGGGGACACTAGAAGCCACTACAAGGAAAGAGGAAGAACAGACAGATAAAATTGGGTAGATCAATTTATCACATATGATATGTAAAAGATGATAGATAAAGCAAAAGACATCAACACAATTAGCTGAAATTAACCTAATATGATTTCATATTGATGCTTGAGTAATAATTCATCCACAAAAATGCACAAATATGCaactaaattaaagaaaacgTAAAGGTGTTCACCTTGAGGGTTTTTCTATGAAGTCAAATCCAAAAATATCATCAACACCCAGGGCCTTGAGCTGCAAAATGACATTCGAGAGGTTGCACCTTTTAATCTCGGGCTTGGTTGAATCCTCAAGCTTCTCAAACTCGCTCTCTGGGTAGAGACGGAAACACTTTCCACGTCCGTCACGCCCTGCACGTCCACTATAGGaagaaaattattgtcattatggattattttttaaaagccATCATCTTATCTATCCACGTTTGCCAAGTATCTTCGATTATAACAACAAGAGAAGTGAACcacaaagaaaaaattaaatgcaGGCTACAATGTTGAAGCATAAAGCAGAAACACACAGTTTAAGACAAAATACTAGCAATATGCAACAAGTTAAGACTTAAGACTCCCTCAACTCTTCTTGAAAACAAGTCAATAAACTGAGATCAATCAAGGCTTAAATGTAAAAAGAATGTTTATTGTTCATATCCTACCTTCTTTGGAGTGCTTGTGCTTTTGAAGTTGGAACAACAATCAATGATTCCATCCCTTTGATCGGATCATAGCAGCGTGCTTTTACAACTCCAGGATCTATAACATACTTAACTCCAGGTATTGTCACTGATGTCTCAGCAATATTGGTTGCTAATATAACCTAAACAGAACCATATATTGACAGGATTAACTGATCACCCAattgaaagtttcatttaaTACATTTTTCACTAACAGTTGAGAGTTTTAAATGACaaactaaaatgaaaaaagggaGGGAAGCAAAACAAGAGATGTTGGAGTAGTGCCAGAGAACAAAAAATGGCCTATAAGACCACAAGTTCTGCAGGTGCACCTCAAAGCTAGGAGTATTTTTGAAGCTAAAGGCAGCTTTAAGGTAAAATTGCATCATGCTGTAACATAAGATTTACTGGTATGATTTACAGAGATTGCATTTGGAGAATATATGCACTTGCTATCTCTATTTCATTTAACATTAAGAACAATCtggttaaaaataaatttaatagtgTACACTCATTACATTGAAGTTAATTCTCGAACTGGCAACATATTATACAGAGTGGGTATTTACTACATTAATTATATACACAAAGAACACCAGTTTATACACATGGTAAAAGATAATTACGAAGCTACCTTACGGAAACCTGCAGGAGCAGGTGCAAAAACTCGCATTTGCTGTTCTGAAGGAAGAGACGAAAATATAGGAGCTGTTGACATTTTTCGACTATCTTCAGGTAATTGTCGTAAATTGTCCTGGATTTGCTTTTCAACAGATTCGATCTCTTCTTGCCCAGTCAAAAATACAAGAATGTCACCAGGGGCCTCCTCTAAATGAATCTAATACAGTAAAGAAAGGCACAGATCAGGACCCTTATGATTATATttaaccaaaatattttaatgctCCCAGAAGGAGCATTTTTCAGGCAAAAACAAGGAGATAGAGTCcaacaaatatataaaaatgtataTGGAAATACTTTCAACATTTACCACAcagaagaacaaaaattacaataaacaaaataatttatcaattcAAGAACACAATACAGAGACTCAGACAGAATAAATGTGGACACATGCATGGCTGATTAaaagtttctttctttgataAGCAGAAAAGAATTTGGGTAAACATAAATCAATTGCCATTCAACTTGAACTCTGAACCCCAGAACCAGGGCAAAGATGCAGAACCAATAAAGACAATTCTAAAGAGCACTGATAACTACCTGGAAAATGGTGATAATTGCTGAATCTAAATAATCAGTCTGAGGATTGACAGTATAAAATATATCCACTGGAAACTGTCGACCTTGAATGTGAACTGCTCTTGCACCACCAAAGTATTCAGAGAACACACGTGCATCCAAGCTGGCAGACATGATGATTAATTTCAAAGGAGGTAATTTCCTCCCCTCGCATTGCTTTAAAACACTGATGCATGGATCAGCGTTTTCTTTCTCCAAGATTGCACCATCACTTGCCCTCTTATGACCTACACTAGTATGGTCTCTTATATATTTGGACCTCACATTGTGTACCTTTTTCAGCAAACCCAACAATACATCAGTGTGGACAGTTCTCTCATGAGCTTCGTCAACAACGATCACTGAATACTTAGAGAGATATGGATCCAATAATGCCTCCCTGAAAGAGCAGAAAACCTCATATCAGCTcacatctaaccaaataaTCCAAGGTAACACTTCAAATGGTTGTTAACCCATCATATTACAGTTATGCAGTAATTCTAATGTTCATTAGCAATTTCATCAATATAAATCCAAATAAAACTAAGGTGTATCATCatgaaaaatacttttaaaaagaaaaagaagattaCCTAAGAAGTAATCCATCAGTCATGTACTTGATACTTGTTGAGCTAGAAGTGACATCCTCAAACCTAATAGAATACCCAACTTTCTGCCCCAACTCAACACCACATTCCTCAGCTACCCTTTTCGCAACAGTAACAGCAGCAACACGCCTAGGCTGCGTTATCCCAACAGTTTTCCCACCACGGCAGAACCCAGCATTGAATAAAAACTGAGGTATCTCTACATAGAAACATACCACCCTATAAATATCACCACATTATCAAATTcaacaaacaaattaaaacagcaaaagaaagaaagaaagaaagaatactACTACTCACGGGTTGTTTTCCCACTTCCAGTTTCACCAACAATGATTAAGTTATCATGTTTCCGAACCTCCTCAATAAGTCTTCTCTCAACTAGAAGAGTAAAAAGGAACAACCTTTCTTTACCATAAAATCATAAACGCGATAACCTTTAAAAGGAAGAGATTTTTAGTAATCAAACAAACCTGAAGCAATAGGAAGAGACTTCCGCTGCTCTAAAATCTTCCGACTCctgcaaaattaaaataataattagattcaaaattggatttttatttagtttttctcCCCAATTTTCtcagaaaagaaaggaaagaaaactgAAGAAAGGACCTGGCAAAGAAGTTGGGtttattgttgttgttgttgttgtggTTAAAGGAGAGGTTGCCGTTGGCGCTGGGGTTTGGGGTTTGCGCCATTGATGGCATCTTTGCTCtacaagagaagaagaaagacgACCTTTTTACTTTGACCCAAACGAATACGtacttcaatttaaaaccCTGTTTTTGCTGTAacaaaaactatttttttaaaaaatttagttgttagatgaaataaatatattaatttattttttgaaagttaaatatattaattattatatctaaatttttaaaatagaacttaatatattaattagaCTTCGCAATTTTATACGCAATATGACACGAGTTTAAGCAGGTTGGGATTTAAGATAATCGTATTTCGTGtattaattatgttaaatccacttaaaatattttagatataattaattaatcgtATTATCGTGTATTCCTAcaattattacttatttacTTAATCATGTTTACGTGTCATGTAGACGCGTTTAGTATGCGGTTAAGAATcatttattgatttatataaataataatatttttataatgattaagatttattgatattaaat containing:
- the LOC18610240 gene encoding pre-mRNA-splicing factor ATP-dependent RNA helicase DEAH10 — translated: MPSMAQTPNPSANGNLSFNHNNNNNNKPNFFARSRKILEQRKSLPIASVERRLIEEVRKHDNLIIVGETGSGKTTQIPQFLFNAGFCRGGKTVGITQPRRVAAVTVAKRVAEECGVELGQKVGYSIRFEDVTSSSTSIKYMTDGLLLREALLDPYLSKYSVIVVDEAHERTVHTDVLLGLLKKVHNVRSKYIRDHTSVGHKRASDGAILEKENADPCISVLKQCEGRKLPPLKLIIMSASLDARVFSEYFGGARAVHIQGRQFPVDIFYTVNPQTDYLDSAIITIFQIHLEEAPGDILVFLTGQEEIESVEKQIQDNLRQLPEDSRKMSTAPIFSSLPSEQQMRVFAPAPAGFRKVILATNIAETSVTIPGVKYVIDPGVVKARCYDPIKGMESLIVVPTSKAQALQRSGRAGRDGRGKCFRLYPESEFEKLEDSTKPEIKRCNLSNVILQLKALGVDDIFGFDFIEKPSRAAIKRSVEELILLGALTDDCKLSDPVGHQMARLPLDPIYSKALILASQFNCLEEMLIAVAMLSVESIFYEPREKKNEARTAKNCFASPEGDHLTLINVYRASNDLLEKRKSEVGKDKHEKILRKWCKENFISSRSLRHARDIHSQIQQHVEQMGLCISSCGDDTLQFRRCLAAAFFLNAALKQPNKTYRALASGEVVHIHPTSVLFHTKADCIIFNEFVKTSKEYIRNVTIIDGFWLTELAPHYYARQE
- the LOC18610239 gene encoding putative methylesterase 11, chloroplastic, with amino-acid sequence MGNTFGCIYPDDRKASPRRASRYPPPRPLPSRPATSSSAAFTPSFNARPSFLSSFTSSSSRKERDKRRASSAGSLDLDQHESAVIQEQAIAAALLFRHHQSNNSLPFIRSTSVVHPSPGSKKHRFPRSSSTRQPSPSDPTLRPQQLVNSQQGVKIHGLETNHLVLVHGGGFGAWCWYKTMTLLEESGFKVDAVDLTGSGVSSFDTNSITSLAQYVKPLTDIFDKLEDGKKVLLVGHDFGGACISFVMELYPSKIAKAIFVAAAMLTSGQSTLDMFSQQTGSNDLMRQAQIFLYANGNNNPPTAVDLDKTSLRDLFFNQSSAKDVALASVSMRPIPFAPVLEKLSLSDMNYGSIRRFYVKTQEDRAIAIPLQEAMIKSNPPEQVFQLKGSDHAPFFSRPQGLHKILIEIAQLPAKQACSSAPELRHLLEYGTF